In the genome of Nycticebus coucang isolate mNycCou1 chromosome X, mNycCou1.pri, whole genome shotgun sequence, the window CCCCCCAAGGGATATCTCAAACCCCCTAGGCAATGGCTGTTTAACCATCAAGGTGTTAGGAGCTGGGGTGCCTGAAGCGGGTGTTTCTGTGCACCAACAGCGTAACTTGTACTTATGCACCTCTCCCTTTAGGCTATTCCTGAGTTGTGTTGCTTATAATAAACTAGTAATAGTAAATAGTAAGCTTTTCCTAAGTTCTGTGAGCtattctagcaaattatcaaacttaatgggagggtgggggaaagggaaagtCTTAGTAAGACTGGATTTGTAGCCAACTTGAATAGAAGTGTGTGACTGGGGGACTGAATACTTATAACTGCCATCTGAAGTGAGGGCCTTCTTGTGGGAGTGAGCCCTTGGCATCAGAGTCTGGACGCTAACTCCAAGTAGTATCAGAAATGAATTGGAATTGAATTGTAGGGCACCAAGTTAATGTCTGCAGAAAAGCAGAGAATTGCTTGGTGAGGAAAACCTCCACATTTGGTGTCAGAAGTAAAACAGCGTTTTACTATTTATTACTAAATAGTtgtatttcagtattttatagtCGCTTTTCATTTATAGGTAATACAAGGTTAAAAATCTGTTTCACCCCTAACTATGTCACCACAGGCAGGTCACAGCCTCACTGAAACTTTTATTTCCTCAAATGAAaatgttggcttggtgcccatagcacagtggttatgggtcCGGTcaaatacactgaggctggtgggtttgaacccagcccaggcctgctaaataacaatgatgactgcaacaaaaaaatagctgggcattgtggtgagtgcctgtagtcccagctacttgggaagctgaggcaagagaatcacttaagcccaagagtttgaagttgctgtgagctgtgatgccatggtactctaccaatggcaacacaatgatactgtgtctcaaaaaaaaaaaaaaaagacagaaagaaaagaaaatgttcctttCCCTCTATCTCAAAGGATTttggtaaggattaaatgaaaaatcTGTGTAGAACACAACAtatagtaggtacttaataaatgatAGTTCCCCTTCTCTGGTGACAGTGCAGCATGACGCACTGCACTTTGTTTCTGTGAGGGAACCAAACTCCAGTCTACAATCCAAAGATTGAATGTGACAGCACATTTCAGAATAGACAAGATACCTGGTTTGAAGGAAAGGAGAACACAGTTGATGGTGAGTGAAGAATAGCTAGCTGGTCAGCAAAGTGACTCCAGGGCAGGCTACCAGTCATAAAGAATCCTTGCACCAGGTACCTTATCCCACAGTTCTGCTGTACAACTATGCCTTTTCCAAAATGCTTGGAATCAGAAGAGTtttggattttagaatatttgcatatgcATGAGATATTTTAGGGATGGGACCTAAGTctaaatacaaaattcatttGTGTTTCATATACCCCTTACACATATAGCTTGAAGGTAATTCtatgcaatattttaaataattttgttcatGAAACAGTTTGTGTATATTGAGCAGGCTCGTGTGGGAGAATCTGAGCATGAGCAGAAAGTATATATTGCAGCTAAAGGGGGCTGGGTCTTTTTCTCCTTGGAGGCACTAAATAAACTGCCATGCACCTGCATTTTCATCAGACATCAGGTGTGGAATTTCCTACTGTGACATGTCAGCATtcagaaagtttcagattttggagcatttcaaatTTGCGaatttcagattagggatgttcAACCTGTATTAAACTGAAAGCCTAAAACAGCATGTTAATAAATGTGTGTTAGATTTGGAAATACTATGACAAGCTCTTGCCTGAACTAAGTTTACATATGCATTTGCCTGTATCATTGTAACCAACTTTATGAAGAAATTTCAGTAACccctattttttttataattgccCTTCACTACTTAacctttgagttgtttcccagaaaatggtggattttctgcaagacaaaggagctgagatTTTGAAGGCTCCTGGGTAGACTTCTTGAAGCCAAGTTCAACCATCTGCCCCCAATGCATGGAACTCCTTGTTagttacgcctgtaatcctagcattctgggaggccaagaccagaGGATAGCTTAAgttaagttcaagaccagcctgagcaagagtgagaccccccagtctttccatctctactaaaaatagaaaaatgagccaagcattgtggtgggcatctgtagtctctgctacttggcaggctgattcaggaggatcacttgagcccaggggtttgttttcttcatatgttgctgtgagctatgaggccatggcactgtacccagggcaacagactccatctcaaaacaaaaaacaaaaaaaaaaaacaggccggGTGCATTAATTCTGGGAGGTAGAGACGGATAGATTGCCTgaacagccaagtgttgtgggttcctgtagtcccagctactcaggaagctgaggcaataggTTCActtgagtttgaagttgctgtaagctgtcactctaccaagagtgacaaagtgagactataaaaaaaaaaaaaggcggtgccagtggctcagtaagtagggcgccactCTGGCCagatggcaacaaaaaaatagccaggcattgtggtgggcgccagctgctcaggaggctgaggcagtagtcacctaagcccaagagctggagagctggagattgctgtgagccatgatgtcaccacagcactctaacgagggtgataaagtgagactctgtctccaaaaataagaaaaaaagaaagaaagaaaaataaaatggctcggcacccatagcacaatggttatggcaccagccacatacactgagggtggcgggttcaaacccagcctaggccagctaaacaacgacaactgcaacaaaaaatagccaggcattgtggcaggtgcctgttttcccagctacttgggaggctgaggcaagagaatcgcttaagcccaagagtttgaggttgctgtgagctgtgacgacatagcgctctactcagggcaacataatgagactctgtctcaaaaaaacaaacaaaaaaccatgatCTCAGCCCCTCCCTACAAGaggtctttcattttaaaaattcttcttttccgggcggcacctgtggatcaaaggagtagggcgctggccccatatgccggaggtggcgggttcaaacccagccccggccaaaaaaaaaaaaagttaaaattcttcttttccttgacAGTCTTCAGATTATCTCAATAATCTTTTGGATCTTTGTACAACTGGACCTGGGCCAACCAAACCCTTTTGTGGCTTTGACATCATCTCAGTGAAAGAAAGTGAATGGAACACACTTGAGAAAAGtaactttaattttcttaactGAACTGTGATATATAAAAGTGATCACCTTCAGGGTAAAATTAAGAAAGCCAGAATAATTTTACAAAAACTTCTCTAGAAATAAAGTTTATAGAATATGCctataagaaaaatttaagaatatttgatTGAAGAAATACTAAGCTAGTACTCACAATACCAGAATATATGTAGGGGGAAGAGGAGACAAGAGCTGGGGGTAGAGACAGAAGTTGCTTTTTGAGATCTTTCTCACAACTAAGTCTAAATATTTCATGCCTCCAACCAAAGAATCtaattacagaaacaaaaattatctcATACTCAGTTTCACTTTACAATATATAGGTTATGTTCTCAAGTGTTAAGTTGCTTATACAAACTTAAAGTCATAAGCATGACTTCAGGATCTGCACTTTTTATGTCAAGTGCTTTAACTAAGCAGTTTAGGGCCTCCTGTACTTTTCCACActctttcagttcttttccacgCATTACAAGAACTTCATAGTCATTCACAGACTCTACTGCTTCATCCTGGGGAGAATCACTAGATAAAGGCTCAGGTTCAGCAAGAGAGGTTTCCTGAACTAAAGCACTGGGCTTAGACCTAGTTAACCAGCTAGACTTGTTTTCTGAAGACAGTGTTTCTCCAGAAGGATCCTCTTCTGTATGCTCAGAGGCTTCCTCACTGCTTTCCTCTGCCTCTTCTTCTGGATAATCTTTAGCACTCTTTGCTTTACTGCTATTGTCAAGCCTTTCCTCCATATCCTCCACATGTTCTAAAACCATATTAATAAGAGATCTCCTTGAAGCCAGAGATCTTCTAGAGTTTATAGACTTGTTTACACTATTGGACATTATAGGAGAAAAGAACCTTCCAGGAGGACTAATGTTATTTTTGGGAGTTGAAGCATCAAATTGTTTCACAGATGAGAATTGAAAGGGAGATGTGTGGAATGAATTTGTGCTTGAGGTACCTTTAAAAGAATCATCTTCGTCTTCACCATCTGAAACAATCCTTCTAGCTTTACTTCTGATTTTCACATTAACTATTACTTCTTCTGCTTCATCATCTTTTTCAGTAAAATCCGAACTGAGACATGTTTTGCTAGGTACAAACTCTGCTCTGAAATTAGCTGTAGAGTTACATaagctatttgttttttccatatgttCTAAAGACTGACTGGGAGGATTTTGTCCATTGTCTGTGGAATCTTCCAAGAAAAGATTGAAATCACATGCATACTGTGGTGAAGATGTGGAAAGTTTCTCTTCCAAGTTGGCCTCATTTGCTTGAGCATCCTGCAGTGCACTATGGGATGCTGACAAGTCATCAGTTATTTCAATAACAGATACATTTGATTCtgtattttgatttccatttgtcatGGGATTAATGGGCCAGGGATTGTGCTGATGTGAAATCTCATCATCCTTTAGCTGATTTAGATTTGACTTGAGATCAGCTTTGATTGATTTGGTAAGTGAATAATTAAAACTTCCTGGAGGTTTTTCTTGCTGTGCCTCTTGTGTAGGCCCCTCTTGTAAGGCTTCTTTTGGTAGAGCTTCCGTTTCAGTTGCAAAGCTTTTTGACAATCCCAGTAATGAGTCATTCCAAGTTTCTTCCAAACTTCCAACCCCCTTGGGGAAAGTAGCTATAGAATCAGCATCAAATGTACTTTCACGTGGATGCCAACCATCTTGCAGGATAGTAATGTTTGTCTTAAAACTGGAGAGATAATCTTTCTCACCCTCTTCTGGCAGATCATCAATGATTACATTTGCCATTTGGGAACTGATATCTTCCTGAATATGATGGGTGGTTAAAAGAGGTGAAGGCTGAGGCCATGGATTATTCAATTTGgggcattttttctttgtttgagaaGGAAACACAGGTTCCCTTAGCCAGGTCCCCTCATTTCTAGTTCTTTGTTGTTCCATCAGGAGCTCTGCATTTTGAGACTCTAATTCAACAAGGAATTGAGCTTTTTGAACCCTTTGTTGAATATAGTGAGGTTCTTCTATCACATCAAGCTCTTCTTTAGCAGAGAGATCACACGTGTACATCAAATCATGGTCTGAGATTCCAGCTATCCCTAAAGAGTGCAGGTAGGCAATATGCTCATCTAGTTTCTTATCAGATCTCCTCTGAGCAGCGTGCAGAGACTGAAGCTGCAGCTGAGTTACAGAATTCTGAAGATCCTCAATTGTAAAGAGCTCTCTTAATTCTTGTTTACTAAAATATCGGAAAGGGTTCTTCTTTTCACCAGTAGTTTGTCTAATTAATGAGTCCTTGAACACCTGTCTTCTGTATATTTTTTCCTCTACAGTCCCACAAGTGATTAGCCTGTAAAccacaacattttctttttgtccaaTTCGGTAAACTCTATCCACAGCTTGAGCATCAGTGGCAGGATTCCAGCTAGGGTCAAAAATGACCACTCTAGTTGCTGCAGTTAATGTTAAACCAACACCACCTACTTGAGTGGTAAGCAGAAAAACAGAGTAATCTTTGTTTTGCTGGAATaagttaattcttttttctcGTTCCAAAAGATGAGTAATTGTTCCATCAATTCGCAATGTCTTAAAGTGCCTATTCTTTAAGAGGCGTTCAATGATGTTTAGAATTTGCCTCGATTGGGAAAACACCAGAGTTTGATGCCCTTCATCTCGCAATCTCTTAAGCAGATCCATTAGGAATATCATTTTTCCAGATTCTTCCATCAGTGTCTCATCAGTTATTTGATCAATATGATCCATGTCTGGGGAATCTTCCCCCTTGTTTCCATCTTGAGCAGAGAATTTGACAATCCCTAGATTTAGTAAATGACAAGCCCGTGCAGACAGCAGCCTAGGGTGATCACACAGCTTCTTTAAGACACCAAGCTCAGCTAATGGTGAGCGTGTTTCCATTAACAACTCCTTGATATGGTCTAAAGACACAAATTTCCTGTATATTTCTTCTTGTAAAGGTACAAGACGTATCcaaattattaaatcatttttcCTGGAAAGTGAAGGCATTTCACAAGTGGTACCAACATCTGGATTCTTTTCACTAAGTCTGACTTCTGGGTTgcttgactttttcttttgtatttcttctttagtCCTCCTGAGAAAATAGGGTTTTATAATTGCCATTAagttttcagatattttaaatcCCAAGGCTTTTTCCCCAGGAGTAGCATCCTTCTGTCTTGCTCTAGTAATGGGATTTTCATActccattttaaaagtttttaatgttCCTAACAGGGACCCTTGACAAGCAAAATCAAACAGGGACCATAGTTCTTGTAAATTATTCTGGATTGGGGTTCCTGTGAGGAGGAGACGATTAATTGCAGGAATTGCACGAGCACATATTGCTGACTTAGTAGAtgagctttttattttatgtgcttCATCAAGGATGACATAGTCCCACACAAACTCTTGGCCATTAAAGCTTGAAAGTTGCTGCCAATTATTGATTAACATTTGGTATGTGGTGATAATGACACCATTCCTTTGCTGAATCCGATTGAGGTTTCTGGTACGTTCATCCTTGCTAGGACCATGAAAGGTTTT includes:
- the ERCC6L gene encoding DNA excision repair protein ERCC-6-like isoform X2, yielding MEASQGLAEAKTLSPDQAAQYQRYVKEAKEATKNGDLEEALKLFNLAKDIFPNEKVMSRIQKIQEALEELAEQGDDEFTDVCNSGLLLYRELHNQLFEHQKEGVAFFYSLYRDGRKGGILADDMGLGKTIQIIAFLSGMFDASLVKHVLLIMPTNLINTWVKEFVKWTPGMRVKTFHGPSKDERTRNLNRIQQRNGVIITTYQMLINNWQQLSSFNGQEFVWDYVILDEAHKIKSSSTKSAICARAIPAINRLLLTGTPIQNNLQELWSLFDFACQGSLLGTLKTFKMEYENPITRARQKDATPGEKALGFKISENLMAIIKPYFLRRTKEEIQKKKSSNPEVRLSEKNPDVGTTCEMPSLSRKNDLIIWIRLVPLQEEIYRKFVSLDHIKELLMETRSPLAELGVLKKLCDHPRLLSARACHLLNLGIVKFSAQDGNKGEDSPDMDHIDQITDETLMEESGKMIFLMDLLKRLRDEGHQTLVFSQSRQILNIIERLLKNRHFKTLRIDGTITHLLEREKRINLFQQNKDYSVFLLTTQVGGVGLTLTAATRVVIFDPSWNPATDAQAVDRVYRIGQKENVVVYRLITCGTVEEKIYRRQVFKDSLIRQTTGEKKNPFRYFSKQELRELFTIEDLQNSVTQLQLQSLHAAQRRSDKKLDEHIAYLHSLGIAGISDHDLMYTCDLSAKEELDVIEEPHYIQQRVQKAQFLVELESQNAELLMEQQRTRNEGTWLREPVFPSQTKKKCPKLNNPWPQPSPLLTTHHIQEDISSQMANVIIDDLPEEGEKDYLSSFKTNITILQDGWHPRESTFDADSIATFPKGVGSLEETWNDSLLGLSKSFATETEALPKEALQEGPTQEAQQEKPPGSFNYSLTKSIKADLKSNLNQLKDDEISHQHNPWPINPMTNGNQNTESNVSVIEITDDLSASHSALQDAQANEANLEEKLSTSSPQYACDFNLFLEDSTDNGQNPPSQSLEHMEKTNSLCNSTANFRAEFVPSKTCLSSDFTEKDDEAEEVIVNVKIRSKARRIVSDGEDEDDSFKAILVCI
- the ERCC6L gene encoding DNA excision repair protein ERCC-6-like isoform X1 — protein: MEASQGLAEAKTLSPDQAAQYQRYVKEAKEATKNGDLEEALKLFNLAKDIFPNEKVMSRIQKIQEALEELAEQGDDEFTDVCNSGLLLYRELHNQLFEHQKEGVAFFYSLYRDGRKGGILADDMGLGKTIQIIAFLSGMFDASLVKHVLLIMPTNLINTWVKEFVKWTPGMRVKTFHGPSKDERTRNLNRIQQRNGVIITTYQMLINNWQQLSSFNGQEFVWDYVILDEAHKIKSSSTKSAICARAIPAINRLLLTGTPIQNNLQELWSLFDFACQGSLLGTLKTFKMEYENPITRARQKDATPGEKALGFKISENLMAIIKPYFLRRTKEEIQKKKSSNPEVRLSEKNPDVGTTCEMPSLSRKNDLIIWIRLVPLQEEIYRKFVSLDHIKELLMETRSPLAELGVLKKLCDHPRLLSARACHLLNLGIVKFSAQDGNKGEDSPDMDHIDQITDETLMEESGKMIFLMDLLKRLRDEGHQTLVFSQSRQILNIIERLLKNRHFKTLRIDGTITHLLEREKRINLFQQNKDYSVFLLTTQVGGVGLTLTAATRVVIFDPSWNPATDAQAVDRVYRIGQKENVVVYRLITCGTVEEKIYRRQVFKDSLIRQTTGEKKNPFRYFSKQELRELFTIEDLQNSVTQLQLQSLHAAQRRSDKKLDEHIAYLHSLGIAGISDHDLMYTCDLSAKEELDVIEEPHYIQQRVQKAQFLVELESQNAELLMEQQRTRNEGTWLREPVFPSQTKKKCPKLNNPWPQPSPLLTTHHIQEDISSQMANVIIDDLPEEGEKDYLSSFKTNITILQDGWHPRESTFDADSIATFPKGVGSLEETWNDSLLGLSKSFATETEALPKEALQEGPTQEAQQEKPPGSFNYSLTKSIKADLKSNLNQLKDDEISHQHNPWPINPMTNGNQNTESNVSVIEITDDLSASHSALQDAQANEANLEEKLSTSSPQYACDFNLFLEDSTDNGQNPPSQSLEHMEKTNSLCNSTANFRAEFVPSKTCLSSDFTEKDDEAEEVIVNVKIRSKARRIVSDGEDEDDSFKGTSSTNSFHTSPFQFSSVKQFDASTPKNNISPPGRFFSPIMSNSVNKSINSRRSLASRRSLINMVLEHVEDMEERLDNSSKAKSAKDYPEEEAEESSEEASEHTEEDPSGETLSSENKSSWLTRSKPSALVQETSLAEPEPLSSDSPQDEAVESVNDYEVLVMRGKELKECGKVQEALNCLVKALDIKSADPEVMLMTLSLYKQLNT